Proteins co-encoded in one Prunus persica cultivar Lovell chromosome G6, Prunus_persica_NCBIv2, whole genome shotgun sequence genomic window:
- the LOC18772265 gene encoding uncharacterized protein LOC18772265 translates to MASAAISVRPLISARHKANAATRFLTSRSNTHPPTSLDKWTLNDTASNAASSALRLVPHLHNPRHHLLHPPLSICRLLLLPRPPLSPLLRPRPPLLRHYLPLMTTPHATSDSAHSSSASCKTVRLVVKGRVQGVFYRNWTIENATQLGLKGWVRNRRDGSVETLLSGNPDAVQEMEQRCRRGPPSAVVTGLEVFPSTEDPGDGFERKQTV, encoded by the exons ATGGCATCAGCAGCAATCTCAGTGAGGCCACTGATATCAGCTCGACACAAAGCAAACGCAGCAACCAGATTCCTCACATCTCGGAGCAATACCCATCCACCAACATCACTAGATAAATGGACCCTAAACGACACCGCAAGCAATGCTGCTAGTTCTGCTCTTAGACTCGTCCCCCATCTCCATAATCCtcgccatcatcttcttcatcctccTCTTTCGATTTgccgtcttcttcttcttcctcgccCTCCTCTTTCTCCTCTGCTCAGACCTCGTCCACCTCTTCTTCGACATTATCTGCCCCTGATGACCACTCCCCATGCCACCTCTGATTCGGCCCATTCCTCCTCAGCCTCCTGCAAAACG GTGAGGCTTGTGGTAAAGGGGAGGGTGCAGGGTGTGTTTTACAGGAACTGGACAATTGAGAACGCAACCCAATTGGGCTTGAAAGGTTGGGTTCGGAACAGAAGAGATGGGTCTGTGGAGACTCTGCTTTCTGGGAACCCTGATGCGGTTCAAGAGATGGAGCAGAGGTGTCGACGAGGTCCTCCATCTGCTGTGGTCACTGGGCTCGAGGTCTTTCCCAGCACTGAGGACCCTGGGGATGGATTTGAGCGCAAACAAACGGTCTGA